GTGTTCCACGATACGGAGCAAGAAATCCGGGAATGTTTCTGTATGCAGAGTCAACGAGATAGTATTTTCCTAATATCGataaaaaaaattggtggtCAAAAAATTTCATCCTAGTAGACTACTTTTATAATTATAGTATTTATTGTCATATTTAATTGATAACATCTAGAGTGCACCTGTTGGAGGCATAGGAAAATGTGTTAGCCCTGTTAGTGCTCCATTCAAGACACGTGCATCGTGTGCACTCCCTTCCCTACTAGCATAAATATATGAAAAGCACATATCAAAATCACAAATTGCTAAAACGTTTTGAGTTGCTTGCCCATGCCTATTCATATATGCCACTTGCTCTCCAGATGGAGGATGTGCTGGAACATGCGTCCCATCCATTGCACCTACAGCGTTCTATACATTTAAAATATGGGTTACTTCGCatgtaaaaaatattttaaatatgtgaaataaagctatttgaaagaaatttcttgcattataTTAGTAGAATTAAAGTACCATGAACCAATTAGCGAATCGCCGATCCGTGTAAATTTTTGGATGGATCTCGTTCTGATTTCTAGGACAAATGAGATGTTGCCCTAACTCACAGATCCCCCACAGCACCTCATGAATATTCCTGCATATGGCCTCCGGGGAGTGCTGGAATCGCTCAACCAAGCAACGCATACGATGATTGTGACTTAACATAACTAAGGTCATACATACTGCCTCTTCTATACGGACCCTTTTGTGCGGGTTTTGCGGTACATATCCCCCGCTCACTAAAATTTCACATAAACGCATGAAAGAATCCACGGTGATTCTGCAGTTTTCAAGCACTCTTGTTGGATGGCCATGGATAATTTCTTGTACATAAGCTCGACCCGATAGGGCCCTATTTCTACATGGTAAAGGCATGATATATCCAGTTGCTCTTTTCGCCACGGGATTGGAGAGTATAACCGTTGCCTACTGGATTAGTTGCCAATCCTCGTCATCATCATCGTAATATATATTCGATGATGAGGGCCGAGTATTCCAACTATTATCCATTGGAGCGTGTGTCACAATCTCGCACACTAAACTTAGAGCAATTTGGatcaatcaaatatacaaattaaaaGGGTCAACTTATAACAAAAAATATTTTGTACAAATAAAATTCTCTACTTAATACATTATACGTCATTAGTGGATTCTTCACATCCTATAACATTTTGTTTAATAAACTCAAATAATGCcaaatattttttattcttatcCTAATATTATATGATGCATTGTGTCTACAAAAAATAACCTTAGAATAAAGACGAACCAAAAGGCAATGCAAAATTGTGCTGGCCAGAAGGGAAAGCAGCCAAGAAAAATTGCTAGGAGTTGTCTTTACAAAGGCTTTAGGAAGTATTGATTGAACATATAATTTTTTTGCACATTTTGGTGGTATAAACACAATTAACTCTCCTTTTCTTGGTtactaccattttttttttgtttaagtcTAGTGATAAAATACTAAGCAATTATCTAAGTTTTCAATTGGCTACATAATTCATTGCACACCCTAATGAACAAATATCAATGAATTTCACAATTCCATACAATGAATAACGGATACAATCGGCTAGATTTTGTAAATTGACTACCAACTTCTTTAAAGTAGTTCAATAACATGTAGTATTAAATAACGCACCTTATATTAATTAATACTTACATAACATTATGAAATAATGCACCTAGAACACTTGTATATTTTTTATAACACAACtgatggaaaatatttttcccctttttgccaAATAATAAAAGAATGACAGTGTATGTTCCAGCTGCAACTTTTGTTGCTATCTGTTAAAATATACATTTTGTATTAAATTTCTATGAAAAACTCACCACCCTCTATTTTCTGTCCAACTTACTTGAGGAGTTTCTTTTATCTTACTAATACTGAAGCAGACATAGGCAACCCAAAACTGAGATGTacaatttttggaaaataaattaCTTGGCTTTAAACATGAAAGCAAAAAATGATATAAGGATGGGAAGCTTAGATAAAATTGCAATTGCAAGGTATAAGAATACTCACATATATATTTGAGAGACTTTGTAATGCCGCTGCCCTAAGGATCACTGACGAGATGTTTGATTGAGTATAAAAATGCCAGAGGCAAGTTTTGTTAGGAATATATGAGTGAGTAATTCCTACCGACACTTTATAAGCAATTTCTACCGACACTTTTGGTAACCAAATATTTAATTCTATTCTATATATGGAATAATAGTGCCGGTAACTTAACCAACGACAAATTAACCATCGCACAAAGCCAAAAAAGAAGGCTGTACAAATTTGACATAAGGCTGCAAAAAAGCTATGTACAGAATCAATCTACCCATGTGCATTTCCTTCTTATTACTATATTGGGCGTATCTTTTGCCAATTTTACAGGCACGCGAAACTGATTACAGCTTTAATGTTATAGGCTAGACAAATGCGTAAGGAACCACTTATAGATACAATACAAAGCTAACCAGCCATAGGACATAGTCCAGCTCCTACTGAAGTATTCCCGAAGTCATTCGTTGACCATTGGAATTTGAAATCAATATATATGCAACAGGAAGCTGGTTTGAACCAAATATGACAAATTTGACATGAAAAAAATGGTCTACCAACTTTTCCAATCGTGTTCATTTgctaacaacaaaaacaaatatatacatatgtacTTGGCAGTTTTGATAGCAAATACCTGGGCATTCATACATATATATTTGACTATATATGAAGCAAATTTTCATATGTGGATATATACACATAAGCATACATATCAATCAAAAAATATTCATCCAATAGCTTGCCAATTTGTAAAATTGCTCCCTGTTGGCAATAAAGAACAAGTTTCAGCAGAACCAAAATTAGTATCAAGAAGTCCTCAAGCAATACAGTTAGTACAACATCATTTGGTGACCACCCATGCCACATGCATAATTAAGAAAAATCCACAACAGTTGTTAAAACGAATTCATCCCATAATTATTATAAACGTACTACAAGTACTCATCCAATAAAACATGAAATCTATAATAAAGTGGATCCATGGGAATGCTTAGTGAGACGAATAATAAGCCAAAATTGGTCACCGCATCTCTAGTGACCGAAAACAGCCCAACATAGCATCCCATGCTATCCCTAACTCACACACTTATTCATTCTACCTAGGCATGGGGGGTTTGGGGTCAAGAATGGTATCGGCATAGTAATATTGGAAACTTTCATCCGATTGGAGGAACATGTGGCACCACTTCTCACTGCTTGCGAATTCCTTCATGCATGCAAGCCATTTCTGGTTCCACAGATGTACAGGCTCATGTTTCGGGTAGCTCTTTTCCCAAACCTTCAAAGCAGCCACGCACCACTCATTACGTCGCGTGTTTTCATCAATTCTAATATGTGACAGTTTGCTAATGTTGCAGGCTGCATCTCGCAGAGCCTTACCAGTCTTTTGAGACTTAGTATTCCTAGACCCATCATAGGACGAAGTTCCTCGACTGGAGGCTTGTCGTTTACCAGGCCTACTACCAACAAATTCGACATCTTCATCCACAACAAGAATGTAAACATCGTCACCCCAAAACACTGACGTAGGTTCGTCTACCTTTGTCTTTCCCTTGACCCTTGATGCAGCACCAGTTGTCTTTTTAGCAGATCACGGAAAGTGATGGACATCACTCTGGGCGAATGATTGGGCATGCTTGCCTATGGCAGATCTGCCCTGAAGGATTTCAGTCAGTTCAAGGAAACAGTCACAACTTCGTCCTTCTTTGAACCTTGCAAAGAATTTATTTTGCTACAAGTCAAGTGAAAGGACATGCATTGAACCAAGTAgaaagtgcaattttcaagtAGAAGGCATGTATATAATAAGTTGAAGTAACTTGGATATTGATAACCTATAGCTGTTTTGATATATTGAGCAGCTACCATTACATAAACAAAGAGGGTAGAAATAAAAGATATAAGAGAGCAGCAGGCAACCAGAAAAGATGGTAGCAGAAATATGAATGTGGCTTTACGAAACACACCACTCGTTTGGTCATTGGCCAAAAACTCAGTACTAATCTGCTTAATATAATTGCCTCGTTCTTTGCATCATATACGTTTTGTTAAGGCATAGCAATAGCATTTCCTACACTACTGTACCGTCTATTAAATCCATAATGCAATAAAACTATCATACCTAAAGGCTTTGTACAGAAACTAATAATAAAAGGGAAGCAACCAAGAATTTGATGGCAGGTCCGTCTACATATTGTTCCTTATAAGAAGATGGCAAAAAATTCGGAAAAAATTTCACAACTGTCCACATCTTTAATAGATACACAGCCCATTAGTCATAATTAACTGAAATTTAATAAAGCATCATGCAAAATACAAGAGTTGTCATATGAAAGTCCTCAAGCAAACTTGCCAAAAAGTTTCAGCAATGCAGTCAATAGATCATAGGTATCAGCGGTAGTTAATTTGATTAAGTTTACCCGCGTAAGAGCGCTCCATTTCTCCCTTGTGGCCTGAAAGCACAGCAACTCTGAATTAAAGCTAACTCCTGTCTCTGCCGTAGACCCAGACATCCCATTTAGCTTGACAGAACACTTCCACTCAGATTCCAGTCGGTAAAATTTGGATCGGTATTGTTCCCACTTCAAATTAACTTGGCACTTGTCATTCATGTGTAGGGTTAGATAATGTCAGTTCGACCTGCCCTTTTGGAACTTATCCCAAGCACCATTCCTATGCCACTCTACAAGTGTGGCAACAAATGATGACTCAAGTGTTGGGTAATTCTTCCAATCAGCTATTTCGGATTCATTAGTCATCTACCGCAACAAAATCATATATTACTGAGTGTACACAGCCAGGTTGCTTAACAAAAAGTCAATTCCATTGCCCATAACTTCATTACTATAGACTGGGAGGCAAGTATTACCTTTACAAAGTAGTTTTTTGCGCAAGCACCCAAATCGTTTGAATCGGTCTCGAAATGTGCTGGATGGGCTGCATAGAAATGAATTACAAAGACTCAAAAAATTGTGAGTCGTGTATAATAGAAAGGCATAATAAAAGATAGAAGTTATAGTTGTTCGATAAATTGCACATTCCTACGGAGTCCATGTGGCTATTGTTGGATcagaaataaatgttatataGAATGGAAGGCAAGAAATAACAACCACCTTGCAATAGTATAGACAATCAAACACTTGGTGAACTTGTATAGTGGTCTTACCGCTGCTCTTACAGATTCGACGACGTTTCAAAGGCATATAAATGTGTTCCAATCTAATATTGGGGGAACTAAAGTTCCGGACTGCGttgctacaaaaaaaaaaaaaaacagaagcaTTATGACCTCCTCTAGCAATGGGACGGCAGAGTGGTGACTAGCACAGTTGATAAAAAATCGGATCCAAGCACATTCAGTCAACAAAGACACCAAAGCATATATGATGGAATTTAAACAAAAACACTGTATCACGATGTTTTTAGAATCGAATAAAATTAGACATCCTATATCTAATTTATTTCAAGTATATTTATAGTCATACTATCTCCCTCAGCTATAGTTCATTTTGTTAACACTAATTATGAGCAATTAAATATAATCTTGGTAACCCAttattaaaccctaatttttcaaaAGCAGGACCTATGGGTAGCAAGCATTTTGGTAGTTTTTTACCATAAATCTGAAGAGTCTACTGAAGAACCatacaaatgaatgaaaaaaatagATTTATTGGAACAAAGCCAGCGAAACATACCTGGGCAGATGAATTGAGCACAGTGGAGATTTCTGTGTTGACGAAGAAGGTCAGCGGCAAGGTCTGATTCCTAGAGCTTTCTTGGCCAGAATCGTTATAACCGAGGAAAATTTCACGCGCTTTCTCCGACCCGCGTTGTATTGGTGCAATTATCTGTGAAAATTGGCTTGTTATTTCTCAGTAAATGGAGGCTTGTCGTAGAGCAGAGGTATGAATTAATGGGAAGGCAGCGTCTGGTTGAAGGTGATAAAGAAGGGGAgtaaaggagaagaaagagagagaacaagTAAGAGATAGGTTTTGTTGGTTTGTGAATTGGGAAAGTATAACAGTCAAAAAACAAGAGATAGCTCAAAAAAGAAAACTGGATGCCAgacaaataaattatttgggtcAACCGAATCCGACCCGATCTAGGACCCGAATGCAACTATACTTGTTCACTTTCCCGCTCTTTCATCAAGTTCCCATTTCAAAACACTCCCACTTCCAGATTAGCAAATCCCTTTCTCACAAATTCCTCTTTTTGAATTCAAACctccaaaaccctagaaaaatttACCAGAATTTTACCCAAAAATTAGTACAACTATTTCCTCTTTCCATATATGGCTCCGCCTTTCATTTTCCCCCAGACGCTCCTTTCcttggaggaggaagaagaagatgaaaattCCTCAGATTACACTCGCCTCTCTGTCCGAAACCCCATTTCCATCTCTTCTTTTCAACCCTCTGAACTCGAAGAATTCGTAAAAGGTTAGTTTTTATTCATTCTCTAACCTTGAATTTCGGTTttacaataaaaatttgccctTTGTTGGTTAATTCATTCCAATCTGACTTCAATTTCATTGCAATTTCCAAAAAATGCAACGACTTTACAGGGCTTTCCTTCGATTTGTCGGATAAGGAGTTGTTCTGCATTGAAGAGCAAGAAATTTTTGACAGGGTATATTCGTTGGTGAAGGGTTTTGGTTGTCTTACTCCAGCGTGCAAGCTGAATTTGGTTGAGTCTTTGAGGTCTAATCTTAGCGTTTTGCTCCCCAATGTGGATTTGCTCACTCGGGCGTCTTTGAGTGGGACCAGAAGAAATGCTAATGGCGATGTTAATGAGGGTGATGGTGATGGCGAGGTTGTTGACGAGGAAAATGACGATGGGGTGGTTGTGGATCGAGTAGCTTCACATAGGAATGCGTTTAAGATTTACACTTTTTTCCTTGTACAGATTGTGCTCATTGAGGAAGAAAATTCTGCTTCTGCGGCGAACACCTCTAAAACGGTACAATTCATAGCTCGCTCCCATTAAGGGgtatttttcccccttttttctgTATCTTACCTCCTACATGCCTAGAGCTTATTAGTTAGTTAACATCTTAATTTGCAGCAGGTCTTTTCATTTATTCAGTTAATATGTTAATACTCATCAAATGATAATTATACCTTTACGTGGGGGGTAATTTTTGCTTATGGTCTCATGTGGGTCATGAGTTCATTTTTTTGCTGTTCGGTGCGGAGTGTTAAAGGATTAGTAAGAATGGAACTGTTGACTTGTCTATGCGAACCATGATAAAGATGTAACTGTTTTTATTGCAATGTCTAAGGTGTAAGTGAATTTATGCGCAAATTTAAGTATTTGTCATACAATAGCGGCTTTAGGTTTTAGGGGATCTGGTTAACTGTTGAATGCTTCTCGTGCGTTGAAACTTAGCAGCTGCAACTACGATGATTAGCTCCTGCAATGATTTCTCCTGTGTCTTTATATGTCCACCTGCTGTCCATGGCTTTTATAGGAGCTTTGAAGGATCTTACCTCCAGTTGTTTGGTTTAGGTGGCAGCAAGTGGAAGGAAGAGATTACCTGTGCATGCATGGAATTGGGAACCCCAGAGAGGGAGGATACTGACTTTAATTGCTAATTCCTTGGAAATCAATCTCTCATTGCTCTTTGGGTCATCAGATCCTGATGAAAATTACCTGTCTTTTATCGTGAAGTAAGTTGAAGAATCAATATACTATAACTTAAGTGAAATATGTGTTTGTTAAGGTACTAATGCTAATCTGACTTTGCTTGACGTCATTGTTTAGAAATGCGTTCTCAATGTTTGAGAATGCAATGCTGTTGAAGGATACAGATACAAAGGATGCCATATGTCGAATGGTTGGCACATGTGCTACTAAATATCACTATCTTGCTCAGTCATGTGCTTCAATCGTGCACCTGATACACAAATATGATTTTGTTGTTACCCACTTGGCCAACGCTGTTGCTGGGGCTGAAAAGAAATACTCTGATGGAAGCCTTGCTACTTCCCTAGTTAGAGAGATTGGAAGAACAAATCCAAAAGACTACGTGAAGGACACAGTTGGAGCTGAAAATGTTGGACATTTTCTTATAGAGCTTGCTGATCGGTTGCCGAAATTGATTTCCACCAACATTGGATTGTTAGTTCCACATTTTGGTGGAGAGTCATACAAAATAAGGAATGCTCTTGTTGGGGTACTGGGGAAGTTGGTCGCAAAGGCTTTTAATGATGTTGAAGGTGAAGTGAGTTCAAAATCCATCCGTCTCCGAACTAAGCAGGCAATGCTGGAAATCTTGTTGGAACGCTGTCGGGATGTCTCAGCTTATACTAGGAGTCGTGTGCTCCAGGTTTGGGCAGAGTTATGTGAAGAGCATTCGGTTTCAATTGGTTTATGGAATGAGGTTGCTGCCGTAGCCGCTGGAAGATTAGAGGATAAAAGTGCAATTGTTAGAAAATCGGCTCTTAATTTGCTTATCATAATGTTGCAGCACAATCCTTTTGGTCCGCAACTTCGAGCAGCTTCTTTTGAAGCAACCTTGGAGCAATACAAGAAGAGATTAAATGAACTGGGACCAAAGCCTGCAACAGAGGATGTAAGGGATGAGGTATCTTCGAATCCTGATTCCTGTAATGGAGATGGTGAGGTCCATGACGAAGATACAGGAACTGTGATCAAAGAACAAGATGACAGTTTGCCTGATAGCTACTTGCCTCAAGAGGTAGATGGAATTGACCAGATGGATAACTCCGTGCCAGATGTTGGGAATCTTGAGCAAACAAGAACATTAGTTGCATCACTGGAGGCAGGGTTGAGGTTTTCCAAATGTGTGTCTGCCACCATGCCAATTCTTGTCCAATTAATGGCTTCATCTTCTGCAAGTGATGTTGAAAATAGTATTCTATTACTGATGAGGTGCAGACAGTTCCACATTGATGGTTCAGAAGCATGCCTTCACAAGATGTTGCCTTTGGTAATGCTTTATTGTTTAACTTTCAGTTCATACATGATAATTGCTTTTAAGTTTTATCCATAATTGCTTTTCATCAGTTATACTGAATATACAGTTTAACCTATTTATTCTGGATTTTGCACAGGTATTTTCCCAGGACAAAGCTATTTATGATGCAGTTGAGAATGCTTTCATTACAATTTATGTAAGGAAGAACCCTGTTGAAACTGCAAAGAATCTTCTTAACCTAGCCATAGACTCAAATATTGGAGATCTTGCAGCATTAGAGTCTGTTGTTGGGGCATTGGTTTGCAAAGGTGACATAACTGCTAGCTCGGTATGTTTTACTTTATCCTGAC
The Coffea arabica cultivar ET-39 chromosome 6c, Coffea Arabica ET-39 HiFi, whole genome shotgun sequence genome window above contains:
- the LOC113691580 gene encoding condensin-1 complex subunit CAP-D2, with the protein product MAPPFIFPQTLLSLEEEEEDENSSDYTRLSVRNPISISSFQPSELEEFVKGLSFDLSDKELFCIEEQEIFDRVYSLVKGFGCLTPACKLNLVESLRSNLSVLLPNVDLLTRASLSGTRRNANGDVNEGDGDGEVVDEENDDGVVVDRVASHRNAFKIYTFFLVQIVLIEEENSASAANTSKTVAASGRKRLPVHAWNWEPQRGRILTLIANSLEINLSLLFGSSDPDENYLSFIVKNAFSMFENAMLLKDTDTKDAICRMVGTCATKYHYLAQSCASIVHLIHKYDFVVTHLANAVAGAEKKYSDGSLATSLVREIGRTNPKDYVKDTVGAENVGHFLIELADRLPKLISTNIGLLVPHFGGESYKIRNALVGVLGKLVAKAFNDVEGEVSSKSIRLRTKQAMLEILLERCRDVSAYTRSRVLQVWAELCEEHSVSIGLWNEVAAVAAGRLEDKSAIVRKSALNLLIIMLQHNPFGPQLRAASFEATLEQYKKRLNELGPKPATEDVRDEVSSNPDSCNGDGEVHDEDTGTVIKEQDDSLPDSYLPQEVDGIDQMDNSVPDVGNLEQTRTLVASLEAGLRFSKCVSATMPILVQLMASSSASDVENSILLLMRCRQFHIDGSEACLHKMLPLVFSQDKAIYDAVENAFITIYVRKNPVETAKNLLNLAIDSNIGDLAALESVVGALVCKGDITASSLSALWDFFCFNINGTTAEQSRGALSVLCMAAKLVTGVLSSHLQDIVDIGFGRWAKADPLLARTACVALQRVSEEDKKRLLSTNGSRVFGILESLITGFWLPENIWYAAADRAIATIYSIHPTPEILASSLVKKSLSSVFGCFGGDELQNEVSNGSKSTITTVHVTKLSRFLFVASHVAMNQLVYIESCVRKVQKGKAKREKMAHAADASLEAKKDNSINAELGLAASEDAILDTLSNKSEKEIVSGGSSEKNLIGYCGSFISKLCRNIALIHKYPELQASGMLALCRLMIIDADFCEANLQLLFTVVESAQSETVRSNCTVALGDLAVRFPNLLEPWTEKMYARLRDPSVSVTKNAVLVLSHLILNDMMKVKGYINEMAICLEDEDERISNLVKLFFHELSKKGTNPIYNLLPDILGKLSSQNLTRESFCNIMQFLIGSIKRDKQMESLVEKLCHRISGVTDITQWEYISYCLSQLAFTDKSMRKLMESFKSYEHALSNDSVMDHFRSIINKGKKFAKPELKTYIEEFEDKINKLHIEKKDQELTTQNARAHKQKVENMGILVVPKKEEESGESATTEDGEVTDPSTEFSHSYSKFVKSNGNSSSEMTEMERDEDEVQSPYRNPRGATKSRSKKSSIKSRIVDSHASTRRNIKSKRR